The proteins below come from a single Deltaproteobacteria bacterium genomic window:
- the rbfA gene encoding 30S ribosome-binding factor RbfA, which yields MRFKRSEKVGDMIREEVSQILIKGLKDPRIGFVTITKVAVSDDLRMAKIYYSVFGKEKEKEESYRGLESAKGYIKRELGRRVRLKYMPEITFIFDESLEYGSHIEELLRGLKDKEEG from the coding sequence ATGAGGTTTAAGAGGTCAGAGAAGGTGGGGGATATGATCAGGGAAGAGGTTTCTCAGATCCTTATCAAAGGGCTTAAAGACCCGCGGATAGGGTTTGTCACCATTACCAAAGTCGCTGTCTCAGATGATCTGAGAATGGCCAAGATCTACTATAGCGTTTTTGGTAAAGAGAAGGAGAAAGAGGAATCCTATAGGGGGTTGGAGAGCGCCAAGGGTTACATAAAGAGGGAGCTGGGCCGAAGGGTTAGGCTGAAGTATATGCCTGAGATCACCTTTATTTTTGATGAATCATTGGAATATGGGAGTCATATAGAGGAGCTATTGCGGGGCCTGAAGGATAAGGAGGAGGGTTGA
- a CDS encoding DUF503 domain-containing protein produces the protein MVVGVCHLDLILPEGSCLKRKRQITRSLMARVKDKFNVSISEVGGQDLWQRTQVGICLVGNDKRFINSSLDKVIDYIERMEVVEVVRSEMEFLDFNYDEV, from the coding sequence ATGGTGGTGGGGGTATGCCATCTTGATCTCATCCTCCCCGAAGGGTCCTGTCTGAAGCGCAAGAGGCAGATCACCAGAAGTCTCATGGCGAGGGTGAAAGATAAATTCAATGTCTCTATCTCCGAAGTGGGTGGGCAAGATTTATGGCAGAGGACCCAAGTGGGGATATGCCTGGTGGGAAACGACAAGAGGTTTATCAATTCTTCCCTGGACAAAGTGATCGATTACATAGAAAGGATGGAAGTGGTCGAGGTGGTCAGATCAGAGATGGAGTTTTTGGATTTTAACTATGATGAGGTTTAA
- the infB gene encoding translation initiation factor IF-2 has translation MEEERKVEIIEQRIKSTVIRRRKRVLEAEPALEEKEVEEAKKEVAAAVPEAAPEPSAPQIKEKEEVSKPKKAAEKKEPRVARIPKGKVRAARVIGKVDLIPPETAEAARDERAPKIIEEVTTEVLIEEVKGEKEKKVGRREKKELEERPKKRPRKRREVITIEEEETEEVSRTRRGERVFTVPRPAKKKVATRPYLKPQITTPKPIKKVIKISEVISVGELAQRMGARVGEVIKKLVDLGIMANANQTIDVDTASLVASEYGYDVESAAIDVDEILQRIEDPPEKLLPRPPVVTIMGHVDHGKTLLLDVIRESRLVDEEAGGITQHIGAYKVELDKGTIVFIDTPGHEAFTAMRARGAQVTDIVVLVVAADDGVMPQTIEAIDHAKAAQVPIIVAINKIDKPEADPDKVKRDLPELGLVPEEWGGRTLFAEVSAKKKIRIDDLLELILLQAEMLDLKANPDKPARGVVIETRLDRGRGPVGTVIVQEGTLKVGDVFVSGATYGRMRVMLDERGRKLREAGPATPVEVVGFTGIPDAGDDLICVESEKVAKEVSLLRQKRLRDQGEVRPEKLSLEDLYEKVQQGEMKELRVVLKGDTHGSIQAIREALEKLSTEEVKVDVIHQGVGGVSETDVNLAAASDAVVIGFNVLPLGKVRSLAEREKVDIKIYNIIYEVTKDVERAIKGLLGPVRKEVILGRAEVRELFRVSKVGVVAGSYVTEGKLVRGATVRLLRGGEVVHEGHVTSLKRFKDDVKEVQDGYECGIGVEGYNDWQEGDVIEAYTYEEVER, from the coding sequence ATGGAGGAAGAAAGGAAGGTAGAGATCATAGAACAAAGGATCAAGTCTACCGTCATCCGCAGGCGCAAAAGGGTATTGGAGGCGGAGCCGGCCCTGGAGGAGAAGGAGGTCGAGGAGGCAAAAAAGGAAGTAGCGGCAGCCGTCCCTGAAGCGGCTCCAGAGCCCTCTGCCCCCCAAATCAAAGAAAAGGAGGAAGTCTCTAAACCCAAGAAGGCGGCTGAAAAGAAAGAGCCCAGGGTCGCCAGGATACCCAAAGGAAAGGTGAGGGCTGCTAGGGTGATAGGGAAGGTGGATCTGATACCCCCCGAAACGGCGGAGGCTGCCCGCGATGAGAGGGCCCCTAAAATCATAGAAGAGGTGACCACAGAGGTATTGATCGAGGAGGTAAAGGGCGAGAAAGAGAAGAAGGTAGGCAGAAGGGAGAAAAAGGAGCTTGAGGAGAGACCCAAAAAGAGGCCCAGAAAGAGGAGAGAGGTTATCACCATCGAAGAAGAAGAGACCGAGGAGGTCTCCAGGACGCGAAGGGGGGAGAGGGTCTTTACCGTGCCCAGACCTGCCAAGAAGAAGGTGGCCACCCGTCCTTACCTAAAGCCCCAAATCACCACCCCCAAACCTATTAAGAAAGTGATCAAGATCTCTGAGGTGATCTCTGTGGGAGAATTGGCCCAAAGAATGGGGGCTAGGGTGGGAGAGGTGATCAAGAAATTGGTGGACCTGGGGATAATGGCCAACGCCAATCAGACCATCGATGTGGATACCGCCTCCTTGGTGGCCAGTGAATATGGCTATGATGTGGAGAGCGCCGCCATTGATGTGGATGAGATCCTGCAGAGGATTGAAGATCCTCCCGAGAAACTCCTTCCCCGTCCCCCTGTGGTTACCATTATGGGGCATGTGGACCATGGGAAGACCCTTTTGCTCGATGTCATCAGGGAGTCCCGTCTGGTAGATGAGGAGGCTGGAGGCATCACCCAACATATAGGGGCCTATAAGGTGGAGCTTGATAAGGGGACTATAGTCTTTATCGATACCCCAGGACATGAAGCCTTTACCGCTATGAGGGCCAGGGGGGCCCAGGTAACGGATATCGTAGTGCTTGTTGTGGCGGCCGACGATGGGGTGATGCCCCAAACCATTGAGGCCATTGATCACGCCAAGGCCGCTCAGGTACCGATTATCGTGGCCATAAATAAAATAGACAAACCTGAGGCAGACCCAGACAAGGTTAAGCGAGATCTGCCCGAATTGGGCCTTGTCCCCGAGGAATGGGGAGGGCGAACTCTTTTCGCTGAGGTATCCGCCAAGAAGAAGATTAGGATAGATGATTTGTTGGAGTTGATCCTCTTGCAGGCGGAGATGTTGGACCTCAAGGCCAACCCCGACAAACCCGCCAGGGGTGTGGTTATCGAGACCAGACTGGATAGGGGGCGAGGTCCGGTGGGGACCGTGATAGTCCAAGAGGGAACCCTTAAGGTTGGCGATGTATTTGTTTCAGGGGCTACCTATGGCAGGATGAGGGTCATGTTGGATGAGAGGGGGAGGAAATTGCGAGAAGCAGGACCGGCCACACCAGTAGAGGTGGTCGGCTTCACCGGGATACCCGATGCAGGGGATGACCTTATCTGTGTGGAGAGCGAAAAGGTGGCCAAAGAGGTCAGTCTTCTTCGCCAAAAGAGGTTAAGGGACCAGGGGGAGGTGAGACCGGAGAAGTTGTCCCTGGAGGATCTCTATGAGAAGGTTCAGCAAGGGGAGATGAAGGAGTTAAGGGTGGTCCTCAAGGGAGACACCCATGGTTCCATTCAGGCCATCCGTGAGGCCCTGGAGAAGTTGAGCACCGAGGAGGTAAAGGTTGATGTCATCCATCAAGGAGTAGGGGGGGTCTCGGAGACGGATGTAAACCTGGCCGCTGCCTCTGATGCCGTTGTCATCGGATTTAACGTGCTGCCCCTTGGCAAGGTGAGGAGCCTAGCAGAGAGGGAAAAGGTAGATATAAAGATATATAATATCATCTATGAGGTCACCAAGGATGTCGAGAGAGCCATTAAAGGGTTGCTCGGGCCGGTAAGGAAGGAGGTCATCCTTGGCAGGGCGGAGGTGAGGGAGCTCTTTCGCGTTTCCAAGGTTGGGGTGGTGGCCGGCAGTTATGTGACCGAGGGGAAATTGGTCAGGGGTGCAACGGTAAGGCTCCTCAGGGGTGGAGAGGTGGTTCATGAAGGGCATGTCACCTCACTGAAGCGTTTTAAGGATGATGTAAAAGAGGTACAGGACGGCTATGAGTGTGGCATAGGTGTGGAGGGATATAATGACTGGCAAGAAGGGGATGTCATCGAGGCATATACCTATGAAGAGGTAGAACGTTAG
- a CDS encoding YlxR family protein, with translation MRTKHVPIRTCLGCGQKREKGEVVRIVIKDGGLVVDESGKLPGRAAYLCPQEGCISSLLRKKGRLSYTLRVSLPYGAEEGFLRGLLREREGEE, from the coding sequence ATGAGGACCAAACATGTTCCCATCAGGACCTGTCTGGGGTGTGGTCAGAAAAGGGAAAAGGGGGAAGTGGTGAGGATTGTGATCAAGGACGGGGGCCTGGTGGTGGATGAAAGCGGAAAACTCCCCGGTAGGGCGGCGTATCTTTGCCCACAGGAAGGATGTATTAGCTCTCTCCTCAGGAAGAAGGGGAGATTGTCCTATACCCTACGGGTCTCCTTGCCCTATGGAGCAGAAGAGGGCTTTTTAAGGGGGCTTTTGAGAGAAAGAGAGGGGGAGGAATAA
- the nusA gene encoding transcription termination/antitermination protein NusA — protein sequence MAQNLNYFIEQVERDKGIDKKVIIEALEDALLKASNKRYGPHKDIEVHYNEELGEIEVFQFKTVVEEVQDPDLEISMEEAREMDPEVEIRDSLGIKLSIDDLGRIAAQTAKQVVIQRVRDAEGETIYNEYKDRKGEVVTGFVQRIERGNIFANIGRTEAILPQREQVPREVYKRGDRIRAYIFDVQKTPIGCQIYLSRTHPGLLTKFFELEVPEISEGIAQIVSVAREPGERSKIAVYSNDPDVDPVGACVGMKGSRVQSVVQELRGEKIDIIPWSNDPAKFVCNALSPAKVSKVYINDDERYMEIVVADDQLSLAIGKRGQNVRLASKLTGWKIDIKSESKMEKLSEEVVERLRAIQGVGEIIARVLYDEGFYTIEDVAEVDGEELGRICGIGDKKGGKIVEAARALVGTTSVSEEERLERVRRGDDPVERLPGVGDKTSSLLQEEGHACVRDIFQADAGDLSKIPGFSRKKAENLIQAAKDYIDRGE from the coding sequence ATGGCTCAAAACTTAAATTATTTCATCGAACAGGTTGAAAGGGATAAAGGGATAGATAAGAAGGTGATTATTGAGGCCCTGGAAGATGCCCTGCTGAAGGCCTCGAACAAGAGATACGGTCCCCATAAGGATATCGAGGTCCATTATAACGAGGAATTGGGAGAGATCGAGGTATTTCAGTTTAAGACTGTGGTGGAAGAAGTACAAGACCCTGATCTGGAGATCTCCATGGAGGAGGCCAGAGAGATGGACCCTGAGGTGGAGATCAGGGACAGCTTGGGGATCAAACTGAGCATCGATGACTTGGGTAGGATAGCAGCTCAGACTGCCAAACAGGTCGTCATTCAAAGGGTCAGGGATGCGGAGGGAGAGACCATCTATAATGAGTATAAGGACCGCAAGGGTGAGGTGGTCACGGGTTTCGTCCAAAGGATTGAACGAGGCAACATCTTTGCGAACATAGGTAGAACAGAGGCCATTTTGCCTCAGAGGGAACAAGTCCCACGCGAGGTATATAAGAGGGGAGACCGTATCCGGGCCTATATCTTTGATGTTCAAAAAACTCCTATTGGTTGTCAAATTTATCTATCCAGAACCCACCCTGGCCTTTTGACCAAGTTCTTTGAATTAGAGGTCCCTGAGATCTCCGAGGGGATAGCGCAGATTGTGAGTGTGGCGAGGGAACCTGGAGAGAGGTCCAAGATAGCCGTTTACAGCAATGACCCCGATGTGGATCCCGTCGGGGCATGTGTGGGTATGAAGGGTTCCAGGGTGCAGAGTGTGGTGCAGGAATTGAGGGGAGAGAAGATAGACATCATCCCCTGGAGCAATGATCCAGCAAAGTTTGTATGTAACGCCCTATCTCCTGCCAAGGTATCCAAGGTCTACATCAATGATGATGAAAGATATATGGAGATCGTAGTGGCGGACGATCAACTATCCTTGGCCATCGGCAAGCGGGGGCAAAATGTCCGCCTGGCGTCTAAGCTTACGGGGTGGAAGATCGACATAAAGAGTGAATCGAAGATGGAGAAACTCTCCGAAGAGGTGGTTGAACGTCTCAGGGCCATACAGGGGGTAGGGGAGATCATCGCCAGGGTCCTCTACGATGAGGGATTTTACACCATCGAGGATGTGGCCGAGGTGGATGGTGAGGAATTGGGGAGGATCTGCGGCATCGGCGATAAGAAGGGAGGAAAGATTGTGGAGGCTGCCAGGGCCTTGGTTGGTACCACCTCCGTTTCAGAAGAGGAGAGATTGGAGCGGGTCAGGCGGGGAGACGATCCTGTGGAGAGATTGCCTGGGGTGGGGGATAAGACCAGTTCCCTCCTGCAGGAGGAAGGGCATGCATGTGTGAGGGATATTTTTCAGGCTGATGCTGGAGATCTTTCTAAGATCCCCGGTTTTAGTCGTAAGAAGGCGGAGAACTTGATTCAAGCAGCCAAAGACTATATAGATCGAGGAGAATGA
- a CDS encoding ribosome maturation factor RimP, with product MLKRVEGMLQPLLESEGLSLVDIEYKWERGGWVLRVYIDKEGGVTVDDCVQVNKELGQLLDVEDIIPTSYSLEVSSPGLDRPLKKEEDFIKYSGKKVRIKTRDYVSGRRNFKGDLLGCAEGKVMVKVEGREVFMIPLSSIIKANLEIEMSRL from the coding sequence ATGTTGAAAAGGGTCGAGGGTATGCTTCAGCCCCTCCTTGAGTCTGAAGGGCTCTCTTTGGTGGACATCGAATACAAATGGGAACGGGGAGGCTGGGTCCTCAGGGTCTACATAGATAAGGAGGGGGGGGTGACGGTGGATGACTGTGTCCAGGTGAACAAGGAGTTGGGGCAGCTTTTAGATGTGGAGGATATAATACCCACCTCTTATTCCCTGGAGGTCTCATCCCCTGGGCTCGACAGGCCCCTGAAGAAAGAAGAGGACTTTATCAAATACTCCGGGAAAAAGGTGCGGATAAAGACCAGAGACTATGTCTCAGGCAGGAGGAACTTCAAAGGGGATTTACTCGGCTGCGCCGAGGGAAAGGTCATGGTGAAGGTGGAAGGGAGGGAGGTCTTTATGATACCTCTCTCTTCCATCATTAAGGCTAACCTTGAGATAGAGATGAGTCGATTGTGA
- a CDS encoding cytoplasmic protein: MAREAEYKNFEATSLFCPRCKMATPVRKRLLLVLPDGEKYEYLCARCGCSVGDKTERGETEFHLILP, translated from the coding sequence ATGGCACGTGAGGCGGAGTACAAGAACTTTGAGGCGACATCTCTCTTTTGCCCCCGTTGCAAGATGGCGACCCCTGTGCGTAAAAGGCTCCTCCTTGTCCTGCCCGACGGGGAAAAATACGAATATCTATGTGCCCGTTGCGGTTGCTCGGTAGGGGACAAGACCGAAAGGGGGGAGACGGAGTTTCACCTCATCCTTCCCTAA
- a CDS encoding ERCC4 domain-containing protein gives MGEIIWILESTGGERFPYRLSIKRGEEVLLCLRVQDRWPGGKGNIFCKREEGRVWSPPVAEVERVPVVALKRYGKRLAVVLDRGRNKRCEFLFLKKRYKTKEGEYEQIFWRTQQALKERRPRVKLTAQGTSFLHVAIDVNEKYPWKFSGCKVTREKLPVGDYGVMGAEGPLAIVERKTLENLLAEFGTMSVLHQQLGELEVYRYAALVIEANYSDFLSSARVKFYRSTFVAKAIAELFALHPKLNIVFAGSRKLAREWTLRFFSAIQSHEKDVPPAVVREAVAAYSTQPSFQGGSYYGVKKKVMEEMPPQFTISLLRESCPDVPQATIRKVLNDLKREGRLMSHGRGLKSYWERLDGGEGDPE, from the coding sequence ATGGGCGAGATAATATGGATTCTTGAATCCACGGGGGGCGAAAGGTTCCCTTACCGTCTCAGCATAAAAAGGGGAGAGGAAGTGCTCCTCTGTCTCAGGGTTCAAGACCGCTGGCCTGGAGGCAAGGGGAATATATTCTGCAAGAGGGAGGAAGGCAGAGTATGGTCACCCCCTGTGGCCGAAGTAGAACGGGTCCCGGTGGTCGCACTCAAGCGTTATGGCAAGAGATTGGCGGTCGTCCTCGATAGAGGGAGGAACAAGAGGTGCGAATTCCTTTTTCTTAAAAAGAGATATAAGACCAAAGAGGGAGAGTACGAGCAGATATTCTGGCGAACCCAACAGGCCCTCAAGGAGCGCAGGCCCAGGGTAAAACTGACGGCCCAAGGCACCTCCTTCCTCCATGTGGCCATCGATGTCAATGAGAAATACCCCTGGAAATTCAGTGGGTGTAAGGTCACCAGGGAGAAATTGCCGGTGGGAGACTATGGCGTGATGGGGGCAGAAGGGCCTTTGGCCATTGTTGAAAGGAAAACATTGGAGAATTTGTTGGCGGAGTTCGGGACAATGTCCGTGTTGCACCAACAGCTTGGCGAGCTTGAGGTCTATAGGTATGCGGCCTTGGTAATTGAGGCAAACTACTCTGATTTCCTCAGCTCGGCGAGGGTGAAGTTCTACCGCTCTACATTTGTGGCCAAGGCCATTGCCGAGCTATTTGCCCTCCATCCCAAGCTCAATATCGTCTTTGCTGGCAGCCGCAAGCTTGCCAGGGAATGGACTTTGAGGTTCTTCTCGGCCATTCAGTCACACGAGAAGGATGTGCCTCCTGCTGTGGTCAGGGAGGCAGTGGCGGCATATAGCACTCAACCTTCTTTTCAGGGAGGTAGTTACTACGGGGTAAAGAAAAAGGTAATGGAGGAGATGCCCCCACAGTTCACCATCTCCCTGCTAAGGGAGTCGTGTCCGGATGTCCCCCAGGCCACCATTAGAAAAGTCCTGAACGACCTGAAGAGGGAGGGAAGGCTCATGAGTCATGGTCGAGGGTTAAAGAGCTATTGGGAAAGGCTGGATGGGGGTGAAGGCGATCCAGAGTAA
- the plsY gene encoding glycerol-3-phosphate 1-O-acyltransferase PlsY, translating to MVINILLVLFAYLLGSIPTGLLLSRVFAGVDPRQRGSRNIGATNVLRTAGRVLGVLTLLGDCLKGLIPVVVALWLGRENPWVAAVALGALLGHLFPIYLRFRGGKGVATALGLYLPLVPLAIFLNLFVFAGGVIISKRVSVGSLSAAAAMPLLIWLLGYPGSYLILSLIVGGLIFYRHKENIKRLLRGQENRIWGRS from the coding sequence ATGGTCATCAATATCCTCCTCGTCCTCTTTGCCTACCTCCTGGGTTCCATCCCCACGGGGCTCCTCCTCTCCAGGGTCTTTGCCGGGGTAGACCCAAGGCAGAGGGGGAGTCGCAACATCGGTGCCACCAACGTCCTGCGCACGGCCGGCAGGGTCCTCGGGGTGCTTACATTGCTCGGTGATTGCCTCAAGGGCTTGATCCCGGTCGTTGTGGCCCTGTGGCTCGGCAGGGAAAATCCATGGGTCGCTGCCGTGGCCTTGGGGGCCCTCTTGGGACATCTGTTTCCCATCTATCTAAGATTCAGGGGGGGAAAGGGGGTGGCCACGGCGTTGGGTCTCTACCTACCCTTGGTACCCCTAGCAATCTTTCTTAACCTCTTTGTCTTTGCTGGGGGGGTAATAATAAGTAAGAGGGTCTCTGTGGGGTCGCTCTCGGCTGCTGCGGCCATGCCCCTGCTGATCTGGCTGCTGGGATATCCCGGGTCTTATCTGATCTTGAGCCTTATCGTGGGGGGGTTGATCTTCTATCGACACAAAGAAAACATAAAAAGGCTGCTGCGGGGGCAGGAGAACAGGATATGGGGGAGATCATAG
- a CDS encoding NYN domain-containing protein, producing the protein MSLELLIDGYNLIRQSPYLSQFEAVALERGREALLDRLAAYKKVRGHRITVVFDGWGSPHLASKDISQRGMKVIFTKRGETADEWIKRKLGELRQAAVVTSDREIRSYAERLGVPSISSSDFEKKMEEALYFGLKGLEPDEEESTGYVKKGPARRLSKKERKKKSIWEKL; encoded by the coding sequence ATGTCCCTGGAGCTGTTGATAGATGGCTATAACCTGATCAGACAATCCCCCTATCTGAGCCAGTTCGAGGCTGTGGCCCTGGAGAGGGGGAGAGAGGCCCTGCTGGATAGGCTGGCGGCATATAAGAAGGTTAGGGGCCACAGGATAACGGTGGTCTTTGACGGGTGGGGCAGCCCCCATCTGGCCAGCAAAGACATCAGCCAGAGGGGTATGAAGGTGATCTTCACCAAAAGGGGGGAGACCGCTGACGAGTGGATAAAGAGAAAGTTGGGGGAGTTGAGGCAGGCAGCTGTGGTGACCTCTGACAGGGAAATAAGGAGTTATGCCGAGAGGTTAGGGGTGCCCTCTATTTCCTCAAGCGACTTCGAGAAAAAGATGGAGGAGGCCCTCTACTTTGGTTTGAAGGGGTTAGAGCCCGATGAGGAGGAATCAACTGGATATGTCAAGAAGGGCCCTGCCAGGCGGTTGTCCAAAAAGGAAAGGAAGAAGAAATCGATATGGGAGAAGCTATGA
- a CDS encoding branched-chain amino acid transaminase: MMEKVDKIWIDGEFIRWEEAKIHVLTHTLHYGLGVFEGIRCYLCHDGHSGVFRLKEHIDRLFDSALIAEVEIPFAREEIMEACKETLRVNGLKEGYIRPIVFIGDGAMGVHPQDNPIRVAIVTWKWGAYLGEEALKRGTRVKTSSYTRHHVNVMMTKAKICGNYVNSVFAKREAVRMGYDEALMLDTEGYVSEATGENIFMVKDGRIKTPPLTSILSGITRDSVITIIKDKDFELIEQKFTRDELYTADEVFFTGTAAEVTPVREIDDRVVGLGRPGPFTKEIQSAFFGAARGELERYRGWIFYL, translated from the coding sequence ATGATGGAGAAGGTGGATAAGATATGGATTGATGGAGAGTTTATCCGCTGGGAAGAAGCAAAGATACATGTCCTCACCCACACCCTCCATTACGGTTTGGGGGTCTTTGAGGGGATTCGCTGTTACCTGTGTCACGACGGCCACTCCGGTGTCTTCCGCTTAAAGGAGCATATCGATCGGCTCTTTGACTCGGCCCTGATCGCAGAGGTAGAGATCCCCTTTGCCCGCGAGGAGATCATGGAGGCCTGTAAGGAGACCCTGCGTGTCAACGGCCTCAAGGAAGGGTACATAAGACCCATCGTCTTCATCGGAGATGGGGCTATGGGGGTCCACCCCCAGGATAATCCTATTAGGGTAGCGATTGTGACCTGGAAGTGGGGGGCCTATCTAGGGGAGGAGGCTCTAAAGAGGGGGACGAGGGTCAAGACCTCTTCCTATACCCGCCACCATGTGAATGTAATGATGACCAAGGCCAAGATCTGTGGCAACTATGTAAACTCTGTGTTTGCCAAGCGGGAGGCGGTGCGAATGGGCTATGACGAGGCCTTGATGCTGGATACTGAAGGATATGTGTCCGAGGCCACCGGAGAGAACATATTCATGGTGAAGGACGGGCGGATCAAGACCCCGCCCCTCACCTCCATCCTATCCGGGATCACCAGAGATTCGGTCATCACCATCATCAAGGATAAGGATTTTGAGTTGATAGAGCAGAAGTTTACTAGGGATGAGCTCTATACAGCCGATGAGGTCTTTTTTACTGGCACAGCGGCCGAGGTCACCCCTGTCCGTGAGATAGACGACCGAGTCGTCGGTCTGGGAAGACCAGGACCTTTCACTAAGGAGATCCAGTCCGCCTTTTTCGGGGCCGCACGGGGTGAACTGGAGAGATATAGGGGTTGGATCTTCTATCTTTGA
- the nusB gene encoding transcription antitermination factor NusB yields MGKRRRSREIALQILYQMEVNPLDTPEVLELFWRDFPTSEEVKGFASRIVEGVHRHREEIDRLIERYSAHWRLERIGQVDKNILRMGIFELMYCGDIPTKVALNEAIDLGKKFGSEESGAFINGILDRINKTERRGNLFIRRGREHDGEGG; encoded by the coding sequence TTGGGGAAGAGGCGCAGATCCAGGGAGATCGCTTTACAGATACTTTATCAGATGGAGGTCAACCCCCTTGATACCCCCGAGGTCCTGGAGTTATTTTGGAGGGACTTTCCCACATCGGAGGAGGTGAAAGGGTTTGCGTCCAGGATCGTTGAGGGGGTCCACCGACACAGAGAGGAGATTGACAGATTGATCGAAAGGTACTCAGCGCATTGGAGATTGGAGAGGATTGGCCAGGTGGACAAGAACATCTTGCGGATGGGGATCTTTGAACTCATGTACTGTGGCGACATCCCCACCAAGGTGGCCTTGAACGAGGCCATTGATCTGGGCAAGAAGTTTGGCTCGGAGGAATCGGGGGCGTTTATAAACGGCATCTTGGACAGGATCAACAAGACCGAAAGGAGGGGTAACCTGTTTATAAGGAGAGGAAGGGAGCATGATGGAGAAGGTGGATAA
- a CDS encoding 6,7-dimethyl-8-ribityllumazine synthase: MAKIVEGRLTAEGFRFGIVVGRFNSFITDRLLEGALDALRRNGAQEDDIEIFRTPGSFEIPSVVRHLVEKDRYDAIICLGAVIRGATPHFNYISAEVTKGIAQLSLQGPIPISFGVITADTIEQAIERAGTKAGNKGWDAALSAIEMANLYRELGVKRG, translated from the coding sequence ATGGCGAAGATAGTAGAAGGTAGGTTGACGGCAGAGGGTTTCCGCTTTGGGATTGTGGTGGGGCGTTTTAATAGCTTTATCACTGATAGGCTATTAGAGGGGGCATTGGATGCCCTCAGGAGAAACGGGGCTCAAGAGGACGATATAGAGATATTCCGGACCCCTGGGTCTTTTGAGATACCTTCGGTGGTCAGGCATCTGGTGGAAAAAGATAGATATGACGCCATCATTTGCCTGGGGGCGGTGATCAGGGGGGCTACCCCCCATTTCAACTATATCAGTGCCGAGGTGACCAAGGGTATAGCTCAACTTTCACTTCAGGGCCCTATCCCCATCTCCTTTGGGGTGATCACAGCCGATACGATAGAACAGGCCATAGAACGCGCGGGCACTAAGGCGGGCAACAAGGGGTGGGACGCAGCCCTGTCAGCCATTGAGATGGCAAATCTCTATCGGGAGTTGGGGGTGAAGAGGGGTTGA